From the genome of Uranotaenia lowii strain MFRU-FL chromosome 1, ASM2978415v1, whole genome shotgun sequence, one region includes:
- the LOC129757606 gene encoding uncharacterized protein LOC129757606 produces MELEIQNLYQNMMVHHLDREEIVYELTIRAVEVADRDSKAALMRRLKDRLKTEKNEPNPDIDFSRCQASIDQEIRLIDREVKYFVDVLENRIPFDGIRDTLRTRLTHFYVRCTRVLEVAEADADLKDLDKLQAAIRGHLHTFFSPLASLHKAQSTLMANIVSSLAELNLAQKKKSKPKKKQSYKKKTNNFEIEPENIEKESCNESESENDSTEEEGAIGFSLGGRKSSTQPRILKSISDQPRMLKTYSNSARNRVSDSEENERFINRVSLRTKTKYLPSLLDSSDFRGSNSDSDTDDRRVQPRRREERSPQQPYRSRRGRPVSDWNLWYDGKDNGQGLMGFLREVEFTADSENVSRQELFRSAINLFRGPAKTWFMSGVENEEFSSWKQLVREIKNEFLSPDHDHASEMRAIARKQGPKEKFQNYLTEMQKIFNGFTKRLTEKRKFQIIFRNMRADYRGFAIASQIDNLVDLKSFGRKLDATFWYKFQSVDDNPQRMRNQVNEVYTGTKPKTRNDSEKYHQKPRYFYGNSKYESGNDDKHYKKGFRDSNKSIQELPSKKVAPTDGLELLLAQYSPLPEGICYNCRLRGHHHKECNRPAHVFCHRCGFMNFETNNCPFCSKNFQKTA; encoded by the coding sequence atGGAATTGGAAATTCAAAATCTATACCAAAACATGATGGTACACCATTTGGATAGAGAAGAAATTGTTTATGAGTTAACCATACGAGCTGTTGAAGTTGCTGATAGAGATTCTAAAGCAGCTTTAATGAGACGACTCAAAGACCGTCTCAAGACCGAGAAAAATGAACCCAATCCAGATATTGACTTTTCGCGTTGTCAGGCATCTATCGACCAAGAGATTAGGCTGATTGATAGGGAAGTAAAGTACTTCGTTGACGTCTTAGAAAACAGAATACCGTTCGATGGAATTCGTGATACCCTCCGAACTAGACTAACACACTTTTATGTGCGATGCACTAGGGTACTAGAGGTAGCAGAAGCTGATGCTGACTTGAAAGACTTAGACAAACTTCAGGCTGCAATTCGAGGACATCTACATACTTTCTTTTCGCCTCTTGCTTCCTTACATAAGGCACAATCTACTCTGATGGCGAACATCGTGAGCTCGCTagctgaattaaatttagctcaaaagaaaaaatcgaaacctAAAAAGAAACAATCCTacaagaaaaaaactaataattttgaaattgaacctGAAAATATCGAAAAGGAAAGTTGTAACGAATCAGAGAGCGAAAATGATAGTACCGAAGAAGAAGGAGCGATCGGTTTTAGCCTCGGTGGCAGAAAATCATCGACTCAGCCgcgaattttgaaatctattaGCGATCAACCGCGAATGTTAAAAACTTATAGTAATTCGGCGCGAAATCGGGTATCAGATTCGGAAGAGAACGAACGATTCATTAACCGCGTGTCGCTTAGAACAAAAACGAAATACTTACCTTCTCTTCTCGACAGCTCCGATTTTCGTGGatcaaattcagattctgatACAGATGATCGGCGTGTTCAACCTCGACGGCGCGAAGAAAGATCGCCGCAACAACCTTATCGTTCGCGTAGAGGCCGGCCAGTTTCCGATTGGAATCTCTGGTACGACGGCAAGGATAACGGCCAAGGTTTGATGGGATTCTTGCGCGAAGTCGAATTTACGGCAGATTCTGAAAACGTGTCTAGACAAGAGCTCTTCCGATCCGCTATTAATCTATTTCGAGGTCCCGCGAAAACGTGGTTCATGTCCGGGGtagaaaatgaagaattttcttcATGGAAGCAGTTGGTCCGCGAAATTAAAAACGAATTTCTTTCCCCCGATCATGATCACGCGAGTGAAATGCGCGCAATTGCTAGAAAGCAAGGTCCGAaggagaaatttcaaaattatctcacGGAAATGCAAAAGATCTTTAACGGTTTCACGAAACGCCTTACCGAGAAAAGGAAATTTCAGATCATCTTTCGGAACATGCGAGCAGATTACAGGGGTTTCGCGATCGCGTCACAGATTGATAATCTCGTGGACCTCAAATCGTTCGGTCGAAAATTAGACGCTACTTTTTGGTACAAATTCCAATCGGTCGATGATAATCCTCAGCGAATGAGAAATCAGGTGAATGAAGTTTATACCGGTACGAAACCTAAAACTCGAAACGATTCTGAGAAATACCATCAAAAACCGCGTTATTTTTATGGAAACTCGAAATATGAATCAGGAAACGATGACAAACATTACAAGAAAGGGTTTAGAGATTCAAACAAGTCCATTCAAGAACTCCCCTCGAAGAAAGTTGCCCCTACTGACGGTCTAGAACTTTTACTTGCACAATACTCACCGTTACCTGAAGGTATCTGTTACAATTGCAGACTCCGTGGTCATCACCATAAAGAATGCAACAGACCTGCTCATGTTTTTTGCCATAGATGTGGTTTCATGAACTTTGAGACCAACAACTGTCCTTTCTGctcaaaaaactttcaaaagactGCTTGA